The window AGTCTGGATCGGGCTGGTCCTGGACCCAGAACACGGTTGGCAGTGGTCCGACAGGAAACCCTTCCGCTATCTGAGATGGAACATAGGTAAGTCTGCGCTTCGCAAAAAGCTTCAAAGTGCTCTGCTGGAGTTCCTGTAAGCAATGCGTACATAAGATAAGAGTTAAACCTTAATGTTATGGTTCAGCAGAATGTGAAATCTCTCCAGTTCGTGATGTATGTGTCTGCACTAGTAAAGAAGGAATCTCAATTCAACTCGTCATCATCTCGTTTCAGGAAATCCGGCTCCAAATCCGGGCCACAGCTGTGCATTCCTTGAATCTGCTGGGGAGCAAACTTGGCAAAGCCAATCTTGCGGCAAGAAACAGGGCTACGTATGCTACAAAGACGGAGCCCCACCATCTCCACCCCAAAGTACAGAAACACATCCAACCCTATTGGGTTCTACCCTCCTCTGTGCCACACAGTCAAGTCAATAAATCCCATCCATCTTTTGTTCTTTCCGTCATCAGTTGAGCAGGGGTTTTGTGCAGCCCCGTGGATCCCCTACAATGGCCACTGCTTTCACCTCCAGCGTGTCATTCAAACGTGGTCCGATGCTCAGAAAGAGTGCCGTAAAGAGGGCGGGGACCTGGTGAGCATCCGCCACGTGGAGGACCAGAGCTTTGTCATCTCGCAACTTGGATTCGGTACGTGATGACGATAGGCCTTCAGTCTGTTTCCGATGTCGGCTGAATCCAAAGAGCTCAACAAGTCAGAATAGGAATGGAGCACCTGTGTGCACACAGACTTTAAGCTCTGAACATCTCAAATAGCGTTTAAATTGAAGAAATACAGTCAGTCGAATCAATCTCAAAATCTGAAAATTAACCTTGTTACCCATTGGTGTCGTTTTTAGGGAATTTAAAGAagtaaacatatatatatgtaagatGGAAAATATAAGTACattgaataaagaaaaaacataagcTATGCCATTTTCCTCAATAAAGTAGAATTTCAACACATTTACATCTACTGCCAGATTTAACATCTTACATTTGTCCATGTTTACCAACGCTGGCATGATGCCAATAGCTCCAAAAACATGACCGTCGCGACGTTGTATCCACTGGTTGACACGAGGCACTTTGCTCCCCGGCCGTGTCCGCAGCATCCGCCGATGAGCTTTGGATCGGACTGAACGACATAAAGACCGAGGGGCTGTTTGACTGGAGTGACCACTCCACCGTCAGCTTCACCAGCTGGGAGTTTGGGAAACCCTCCACCTTCGCTGATGAAGACGACTGCGTGCTCATCCGGGGAGAGGTGAGGAGCAGCATGTTTTTCTATTAAATGTCATGCGTTTCCTGGTATTTAAGTAATATCTAGTTCAGCCCGCCCCATACATTCAATCTTCAAGtaaacgtgtgttttcctcttGCAGAATGGGAACTGGGCCGATCGCTTGTGCAGTGAGAAACATGGCTTCATCTGTATGAAGCAGAGCAGCACTGAAAGCACTGGAGCTGAAGTACAAATGGATTTAGGCTGTAAATCTGTGAGTACACGAACATGTAACCTAGGAAAAAAGAACATGATTTCCATGATTATTTGGGCAGTAAAAGTTTACTACTTTAACCCTGAAATTTCCATTGAAAAGTAACTGTTTCTCTATGACGTTTGGTTGGACATGGgctaagatatatatatatatatatatatatatatatatatatatatatatagatgtattttaagaataaaatggatatgttgcatttaaaaatacCAAACTTACCACAGTTCTGATCAGTGCTCGGTTTCCCACAGGGGTGGAAAAGACACGGCTCCTACTGCTACTTTGTTGGAGCAGAGACAAAGACGTTCGATGAAGCCAAAGAAGACTGCAAGAGCTCCGACTCCTATTTGGTTGATGTTTCAAATGGGTAACAACATCTCGTGGTTTTATCAGCTGTCATATAACAGAGTAGTTCACAGGATGAGACGAAAACCTCTTGTTAACATTTCCAGGGTGGACAACGCCTTTCTTGCCAGCATGGTGGGTTTAAGACCAGAAAGGTACTTCTGGTTGGGCCTCTCAAATCAGAAAAACCTTGATCAGTTTGTGTGGACCAACACGGATTCGGTGAAGTTCACCCACTGGAACGTTGACATGCCCGGTAAGGCGAAGAGATGCAACTCCATCTTGAAAACTCAGGGCATAAACAGTAGCCGCGTCATTTACTCCTGACTGTTTTCTCAATCGTCAACGACCCAAGGTTACAGACAGGGATGCGTTGCCATGACCACCGGCATTCTGGCTGGACTCTGGGATCTGCTGCCCTGCAGCAACAAGGAGAAGTACATTTGCAAACACCTGGCGGAGGGGGCGGTTGTAACCGTGCCGCCACCGACTCAAAGCCAGCCCCAGTGCGAGGAGGGCTGGGTTCGGATGGGAACCAGAAGCGTCTGCGCTAAGGTACAGATACACACAATACCAGCGAAACAAGACCAGCGTCCTGTCACAACCCCCACAAACCTATTGTGTATGCCGTCATTTATACAAAAatggtcattgtttttttatttgaactttaACTCCTTTAACTTGTGCCACGTTCAGCAGCAAACAGATACAGTCATTGAAAAGCTTGTGAGCAAAGAGGTTTGCAGCTAAAGAAAGATGGTAGAGACCAACACAGAGTTAAAACAGTATGATATGTatgtcaaatgaatgattggTCCATAACTGGCGGATGAGTATTTAATAATAAGACCCTAATAACATAAGTCAGTGTTCTGTAAACCTTTTAATGCTTAAACCCCAAATGGCCAGAACAAACTTTATTGTATGATTAGAAGAGGGTCAGTTTCTGTCGTTATGATACACAAATCTAGGCACAGTTTTAAAAAGTCAGTAATGGACTCTACAGCTGTGCTCTACTTTAATCCGGTATCCCTCTTGTCTTAAAGCTTTTCACAGGGCCTCGGTCCTCGGAGAAGACCTGGTACGAGGCCAGGGATTACTGCAGGGCCATCGGAGGAGAGCTGCTCAGCATTCACGGCATCCCAGAGCTGCATGTGGGCAGGTTGGTCATTTACTATCTGTATGTAAGATCATTACAAATCACAAATACCAGCATACAGCTGCACAAAAGGTGATTACAGAGAGGCAATATTCTAAGTTTCAGAATAACGGAATACCTACAATTACTATAGTAAAATATTTACTCTACTATTGAAAAATAACAGGAGCACTGCTTTGACGTACTTCCCGTTACGTTCTAACTCTACAGTAGATTTGCGAAAGCCTGGATAGGACTTCATATTCCTGATGTGAACACTGGCTACGCATGGAGTGATGGAACCCCGGTGAGTTAACGGTGCTCTACTTTTTACAACGGATCCGATCGCAAATCATTCCAAACTCTTTTGTTCCGTAAACACATATGTGACACCCACtgtatttgttgtttcttcCTGTTCAAAGGTAAACTACCAGCACTGGCAGGAGGGAGAGCCAAACAATCATAACAATGATGAAAATTGTGTTGAATTCAGAACGTATTACGTGAATGATCACGGGTCTTGGAACGATGCAAACTGTGAGGGTTACAATGACTGGTTCTGTCAGATCCTTGCAGGTACAGCCCATAAATGTGTACTGAATGCTTATTTTTTGTGTATtctaaagaaaatacatttgtttatcCAGGAAAAACAGACTTCCATACATTATAGTTCATCCTCCATGATGCAAAATCTCTCCAAAAAGTGGGGGTGTAGTGTTGATATGATAACGTATCTATCTTTGCTTCATCTGCCCTGTAATTCAAATAGTAGAGCTAGTTGAGTTTGTTTAGTTTAGACATTATTCCACAGTACGAGATTCGAGTCAAAGGAGCCGACGGAGTggaaggtgtgtttgtgttctctctGCGTGACATTGACACTTTTTGTGGTCTTACAGGAGTGACTCCAAAAATACCTCCAAATAATACTGTGGTGGGTAAGTtaataaacgcacacacacacacacacactagcaagTAATATTGCTGCTTCTGGCTCGTGCCATTTAAACTCCTTCACTTTGATCACGTGtaaccttttatttgacagACATTAAAGATATTGACGACAacagagagacattttaaaatagaaCACAAATTGTTTTGCAGAATATAACCGTACTTCGGATGGTTGGCTTGTGTGGAGAGGGAGTCAGTACTTCATTAGCGGAAACCCCATGTCCATGGAGGATGCTCGTCACTTCTGTCAGCAGAGGCACGGCGACTTGGTGTCCATCAACAGTAAAGATGAAAATACCTTCTTATGGAAACAAGTaggtgtttgtttatttggtttGCTAGCCAACAATTCAACTTTAATTTATATTGAAAGGCTGTTTACTAAGTTGTTAAGTAGGTCCTAAcgcttgtgtgtatttgtgttgttgttttcacagatTTCAAGACACTATGGGGCTTATTACATAGGTTTGTCTGTGGATCTCGATGGGTCATTTTGGTGAGTATCAATGAATGCCATAGAATAGAATACAGTGAATCATTGGTTTCAAGGAGCTTAGTGAAAACTCTCAGGCCACAGAGGACAGTATGCATATCATTTAAGCACCAGTATTACTGGTACCAGAATTCTAAGTACCTCTCGTATATCCTCTGCTTTATTGTACCATTGCTGCAGAATGGCGACACCTGTGGTATTGTTCACACTATTTAATGTCCTAATTCTACTGCACTGTGCGTGCTTTAAGGTGGATGGATGGTTCTACGGTGGGGTTACAAAAATGGGAGGTAGATCAACCCAGCACGGATACCTTTGATTTCAACTGTGTTGTTATGAATTACTACATGGGTGAGTAAACGCAAACTGACAAATGACAcgttaaaaaaagtattaaccCCAGACACGTTGCTCTGGAAAAgatgcagctgctgctctgagTGAAAGCAGTTCTTGGTGAGATGATCTTCCTTGCATCTCCACTCTACTTGCAGGCTACTGGCGTAGTTGTAATTGCGGCAACGAGAATCAGTTCATTTGTAAACGACGAATCTCAGCACCCGTCAACAGCACGGCGGCCCCCACGGTTGCTCCCAAAGGGGGCTGCCCACTCAAGTGGAGCAAGTTTGACTCAAAGGTCAGAAATCATGTTAACTTTTAGTTTTGACCACAAGTTTAAACATTGTCACTTCTACTCATAAAATGTCAGTTCCTGACCATTTATTCTGACTGACGAGTGGACGCCGGCTCTCAGCAAAGAGTGTTTGGGACTGAATGGGTCCAGGTGGGATTTACAGAGCTCTTACTCCATAACTGAGTGGTAAAATAACTAACTACACATATAACATGCCCTTATTTAAGCAGTGGCTGCagctattttctttatttttggtgTAGAAACAGGCTCATCATAGCTTCTTTTGGAAACCGGTCATGTATAAATGGTATCATCAAAAAAACCCACGTACTTTTATAAATGTCAGTTTGTTTATCGGGTTGTGCTCTGTAATATGGACACTTACTGgttccatcatccagatactttgtatttctatttttcaATTATACACATTGTTATCTCTAATAACCAGCAGATGCCTCCTTAAAATTACTGATACTGCAACCTTAAAAATACTTTGTATGTGAAGTtgagtaaatacatttacaagaTAATCAACTGTAATGCACTTCAGATGAGTGAGTTTGCATAGGATATATTTACATTTGGTTTTTGAGAATTTCACAAGGACTAAATGTCCTTGTGGGATACTTTCTGGAACATTGGGAAATGGctcaaaagaacaaaataaagtaaGCAGCATTATCGGAAGAAACAGCTCAAACATCAAACACATATTATAAGCTTTTATGCAACAAAGCAATTATCACACAACCGAAATACACTCCAATCCTCTTATAAATAAAAAGCTGATACGACAGAGAACTCTAAATACTGAGAAATAAGCACACTGACATATTTCTTAACACCAGATAAGATGGTATCAAAAGTTAACCTAAGAAAGTTAGTGTTGAATTGTAGAGCAAGAATGACATTTTAATTTCTCATTTGCAGTGTTACAGTATCATCTTCAACCGCCGGGTCGTCTGGGAAGAAGCGAGATCACAGTGCAGCAGCATGGGAGGATACTTTGCCTCAATTCCCACACGGCGTGTGCAAAGTTTGTCCTACtgcttttttaaacatttataattattttgttgTAGATTTTGAAAACCTTGCacgaaaaaaaagatgacaattAATTGATTTCTACATTTAAAATTCTCAGCATTTCTGACCACAAAGATGTCTGAAATGGCAACCTCAGATCTGTGGATTGGTTTGAGTGCTTTGAAACAAGATGGATTTTACTGGAGTGATGGGAAATCAAGGAAATTCACCAACTGGAATTATTCTGTAAGTACACAAATCTTCGCTTACTGTGGAGGCACCGTTTAACAGACATACATGAATTATTGTTTCTCTTGTTCTGCTTGTTAGAAATATCGACATCGTACGGGGACGTTTAACAAAAGATGGAATGAGGTAATATATCCACGActgattttaaagtaaaacacaactcctttttagtttttgtcACAAAGGGCCGACTAGAGTCACTTGTTAGCGTAGATGAATTTAGCAAAGAATCCGGCTAATCGTTAATCaattattcattaattaaatgaCTCACTCAAACCGTCAAACACGCAAGCTTAAGCCGGATAGCAATTTTTATGTCTTATTGAAAAGATTTTGAAATTCTGAACCTTGCCCATGTCCCTCCACAGGGGGAATGTGTTGTAGTGAACAGCAACCCTGCCCTTGGCGTCGGTAAATGGTCAATCAGGTCCTGCAATGACACAAATGGATTCATCTGTATTCGAGATGTTGGTGagttcagtctctctctctctcttaaaagAAATTATCCGAggcaaaaaactaaaaaagtaaTCGTTCAATATGGTGGCCATTGAAGAGCGGCTCTACACTGCCCAAACTTGAAAAAAATTTAAAGCCGTCATTTAGTCAAGAACGTCTCTAAAAACTATTatagaaaaacacagaaaaaacctCCACGTACCTCTGCTCTCCACAGACCCGAACCTGCAGCCTCAAACGGAGCCAGCAGTCACTGATATCTATGTACCTCTGGGAAATGACAGCATCAAGTTTGTGAATGGAAATCTGACCTGGTACGATGCCAGGAAACACTGTCAGGGTGACAAGAGCGACCTGGCCAGCCTGAGGAACGATTGGACGCAAGCCTACGTGGAGCTGCTGGCTATGAAGCTCAAGGTTCCTCTTTGGATCGGACTGAACAAACAGGTGCCGGCTGACACCGACCGGAAGAACCGCGCCGAAGTCcagggagggaaataaaacgTTGATCTGATCCATTCTCGCTTTCAGGAAAGCGGTTATTTCAGGTTTATCGATGGCTGGCAGCTGCGCTCCGTCAACTGGGCTGAAGGTGAACCAAGCCGAGACCGACCGTGTGTGTACGTGGACGAGGAGGGAAAGTGGAGGACGGCTTTCTGCAACCGGACCATGAACAGTGTTTGCAAGCAGTCGACAGGTACGTCGCGAGTAGGAGACACGAATCCACCAAACCATCCAAACTCCCGAAGGTTTAAGTGATCATTCTTTGCATTCTGTAATATACATTATTTCGCTCTCGTCTTTGGCGTACCGGGTATCAAATGTTAGCTCTGTAGattgtattttaatgtttatgTTTAAGCTCAAAGTGCGAGATAAATTTTCTCAAGCCACGAATGAAATTCTTAATTCTCCAGTTTACCAAAAAAAGTGGacatcgctcacacacacacacacacactccattagTGTAAAATATGCTATTTGTTTTACAACCACCTCGATGAGACGTTGTGAATTGATCCAGGatgacctcagtgacctcagCTTTAAGCTCGCCGCAGGGAATAATAAGTATCTGATCTCCTCACCGCTGCCTCTGTCACTTACAGACCCGCCGCCACTGCCGTCAACAGCCTTTCCAGGGATTTGCCCACCAGATATGGATGAGGACGACAACCCGGTTAACAACTGGCTGCCGTTTAAGGGTCACTGCTATTTGTTTATCACCGATGAAATTGAATGGGCGAATGCAGCGAGCAACTGTGTCAGGCATGGTGAGTGTGTGGTGTAACAACCAGCGACTGGCAATAAGCGGCCAGAACTCGTTAAAACCGGACTGCTTTTTGCGTTGCTAAAGGTGGATCCCTGGCCAGCATCGAAGACCCTGCTGAGCAAGAGTTCATCAAAGGCCATGTGGAAGTATTTCGGGACAGCACCAGCTCTTTCTGGGTTGGCCTGTTCAAAACTCATGCAGGTAGCATTACACTCTTTCCggtctttttatattttattaattatatGAATACTCAAATTCGATTCCATGAAATTGAGTTTGCCAGATGTTACCCTCTTAGTTTTAGTGGTTTTGTTTCCGTTTCTCACGCAGCTTGACGCGGCCTCTACAGCATGTAAAAGTGAAAATACTATTACTTAAAGTTTCTGTTTGGCCGCAGGGGAATGGAAGTGGTTGGATAAAACCGTCATGGAATACATTAACTGGGCTGAAGACGAGCCAGAAAATGATTTTGGAAGTATTGGAAGCTCGGATGGGTTGTGGAGGACGGGAAGCAGATGGCACGACAAAGCCTACGTCTGTAAAGCAGCCAAAGGTAAGATCCCATTTAGTCTAAATATGACGTGCATTCACAAGTTCTCCCCGTACATGTAGCTTACGTGGAGTAACAGGGAGCCGTAGTCAAGACTGTGTTACGTTTTCCTAAAAACATACAACTGTTTGATACTTTTTGTTTGTACATAAACTCAACTTGCAGCTGCAGATCctctttttttgattttgttattttcaccTGATAGTTTTATGACcactttcccttcttttttcttctctttaaacAGTTATTCCCGTGGATCAAGGATCAGGAAAAAAACCTGGTTAGTTACACTTTTGCAACTCCTTGAATTGAGCCAAattttaatgatttaataataaacatcaataatcaaaaattaaaaattgacagttattaaatgtaattaaaaggaatataaattatatttaaagcTCAAGTGAATTTTAAATGGTCTTGACTAATCCACTTCTATGTGCTTGTGCAGAACCTCACGGTGGTCAGGATCCTCGCGGTCGCGTCCACACGAGTTTGATAGTTGTGCTCGTCATCACCCTCGTTTCGACGCTGATGGTGGTCGCATTCTTCATCTACAAGAAGTCTCCTCGTACTTTGCCCACCTTCGACAACCCACTCTACTTCGACAGAGAGCGATCCCAGCCCGATGTGGTCGATACCAATAAACTGATAGAGaacgcagaagaagaaaacctcGAGCCCATTATATCGCTGTGATTTAGAATCCATTGGGACACTGCACTGGGTCCCAAACTGATGTGTCACGCTTGGATGCTTCATTAGTGttttagctttgttttttttactacagTATATAGTAAATATATATTCAGTTATTTAACAATATGTCACACTCGAGTGTAAGTTTCAATGGAGTTGGCGAAGTCTTACCTCATGGAAGAGAACAACTTCGCTCTACGATGTCTCGGTGGGAATGAATGGTGTTTGATTTTGTCTTTATATCTGATTGAATGTATAGAACTGTTACATGTTATGCTTATGCTCACTAGATGCTGTTGATTGTTTACTCATGAAATGTCTTAGAAAATAAACTCACCGCCTGTCATTGTTAAATGAACATTATAGTTGGCactaaataatatttaaaacagAATTTTATGTTAAAAAATGAACTAACACAATGGATCAATTCACCATATTGGGGATCCCCACTATAACATATTGATACCTGAGTCTTAACACAACAGTATTGCAATTTTAACAATTTTGCAAAACATTGtgaatgatttcatttttattaataaagaATATCTTGGCTAGTAATTTTGATGATGTGTTATAAGCTGCTTAGAACTGGTGTTAGAAAACTGAGATCCCCAAGTCACATAATTCACAGAATTTACTCCGCTAACATAACGTTAACGTATCAACTAATAATTCATGGTTCATTGTTCAGTTTGCATGTGTAAATCTTCTGGTTTGCATTTGTGAGTCGTTCTGTgcgcatttgcaattattgagactgatctgatcCCCATCTGACCCCCATACTGAGCAGTGATTCCAGTCCGTTAGACTGAAGCCAATGCGGAATAATCTCAGAACTTCCCTCTCTCCactgaccagcagagggcgactcCTCACGTCGCAATAAAAAGTCTTCAGTGAAACTTGTTAGCATATATTTAGCGTCTCAATCGCTCAGTTAAACTCTTCTTCGCATTGAGGATAattgtttttgtaaattatgGTCCAATTTTGAGTGAAATAGAACAAGAGGGAGAGTATGCTTCGGGGGTGGGGCGACTTTGTAATTGTTGTACAGTCAGGATTGCTGACTGTAAGGAGaattttttttgccaaattaTGCTGAAACACCCACAACGTTGTGGGTGTTCCCCAATTGCCTCTGTCTACTAAGCAATTTTTCCAAGCACACCTAACCTGCTAACCAACTTTCCAACTTCTTACTCAACACCGATGCGACCACGGCTCACTTCTCAAATTCACAGATGCCACTTCCTCTTTGGGCATACAAGGCAGTGCCACGTCcaattatttcaaaatgtttactttTGACGACTCTAAAACACAACATATAAATGATACAAATGGTACAGTACAGGAATATTCACCTTTGCATGGGCATTCAGGTATGTGTGATTAAAGGACCATGTCAGCCTGAAGTTGCTCAAATCGTTAAACAGCAAAGCAACGTTTTTCATGACAGGTACTCCGTGTGCAGATGCGTTGACTTGAATTCACAAAGAACTAAAGATAATGACGTTTTAGACAAGATGCATGTGTCTGGGAAGGAAACAGGACTTGTATTATGTTACGCAGTTTGTGTGAGAGTTTTGTGATTCAATATAGTTTTGCTTAAATTCATCAATATCTGTTTGCTATCGAAGCAAACCAAAGgaaaacaaagttttttttaaagtaaatcaaGTAAGGCCCAAGTAAAAGGGTTATTTTTCTTTAGTCGAACACACGTTATCCTTTATGGTCACGTACAAGGAacttttcctctgctgcttgTGCAAGACAAAGGTTAAGGAAGTGGGCCGACTTCCTTAGCCAACATTGATCAGCTGACCCTGCGACAGCATACAAAGGTCATAAGCACGTCATGTCCTTTTGTCAGAGAAGGTTTTCAGAAGAAACTAAAACCTCACGAAACAAGTAAACGGTTTTGCCAAAAATGCAGCGgatgaaaaacatctgcatCCTGAATTACATGAACAGTAATGTTGTCACTTGAGGAGATCAAGGTCTTCCACGACATGGAAGTTGGTTATATGGTTGCCTAACTGGTACGAGGCGATATTGCATCTTGGTCTATCTAAATGTTTGGCTGTGGTTTACGCGTTTGCTACGTGTATAGACTGGCCATCACTAAAGAGTTCAGTTACTGGAGCGTGATCACGACTTCTTGTTTCCCACTGCGCCCGCTGCTAATTATGCAATGACAaatgacacatacacacacgccgACGTTTCCTGGGAATCCGGACGTCAATGAAACAGCCAAATGTGCAAATATCAGCTTTCAGGTTCCGGTTTT is drawn from Gasterosteus aculeatus chromosome 3, fGasAcu3.hap1.1, whole genome shotgun sequence and contains these coding sequences:
- the mrc1b gene encoding macrophage mannose receptor 1b, whose protein sequence is MLSQRITLAAFVLFIPTCSTTNDAPFTITNKATGFCLVRKSSRCLDMRWTTGDRLFVTSTKKCLGAQGRSAGSEVSLYDCDDSSPLQRWECKNETLLALKDQALYVEVKPDQSISLSRTAGPNNELTVTGTSSGACSRTYRELYTIDGNANGKICAFPFLYKDRWFADCTTFDSSIKRLWCAINSKFEYEQWGYCPTSSTDHWAKNPVTGAFYQVNTQSALTWAQADTSCRQQGAALLSITDPHQQAFVSALMGAGKHKVWIGLVLDPEHGWQWSDRKPFRYLRWNIGNPAPNPGHSCAFLESAGEQTWQSQSCGKKQGYVCYKDGAPPSPPQIEQGFCAAPWIPYNGHCFHLQRVIQTWSDAQKECRKEGGDLVSIRHVEDQSFVISQLGFASADELWIGLNDIKTEGLFDWSDHSTVSFTSWEFGKPSTFADEDDCVLIRGENGNWADRLCSEKHGFICMKQSSTESTGAEVQMDLGCKSGWKRHGSYCYFVGAETKTFDEAKEDCKSSDSYLVDVSNGVDNAFLASMVGLRPERYFWLGLSNQKNLDQFVWTNTDSVKFTHWNVDMPGYRQGCVAMTTGILAGLWDLLPCSNKEKYICKHLAEGAVVTVPPPTQSQPQCEEGWVRMGTRSVCAKLFTGPRSSEKTWYEARDYCRAIGGELLSIHGIPELHVGSRFAKAWIGLHIPDVNTGYAWSDGTPVNYQHWQEGEPNNHNNDENCVEFRTYYVNDHGSWNDANCEGYNDWFCQILAGVTPKIPPNNTVVEYNRTSDGWLVWRGSQYFISGNPMSMEDARHFCQQRHGDLVSINSKDENTFLWKQISRHYGAYYIGLSVDLDGSFWWMDGSTVGLQKWEVDQPSTDTFDFNCVVMNYYMGYWRSCNCGNENQFICKRRISAPVNSTAAPTVAPKGGCPLKWSKFDSKCYSIIFNRRVVWEEARSQCSSMGGYFASIPTRRVQTFLTTKMSEMATSDLWIGLSALKQDGFYWSDGKSRKFTNWNYSKYRHRTGTFNKRWNEGECVVVNSNPALGVGKWSIRSCNDTNGFICIRDVDPNLQPQTEPAVTDIYVPLGNDSIKFVNGNLTWYDARKHCQGDKSDLASLRNDWTQAYVELLAMKLKVPLWIGLNKQESGYFRFIDGWQLRSVNWAEGEPSRDRPCVYVDEEGKWRTAFCNRTMNSVCKQSTDPPPLPSTAFPGICPPDMDEDDNPVNNWLPFKGHCYLFITDEIEWANAASNCVRHGGSLASIEDPAEQEFIKGHVEVFRDSTSSFWVGLFKTHAGEWKWLDKTVMEYINWAEDEPENDFGSIGSSDGLWRTGSRWHDKAYVCKAAKVIPVDQGSGKKPEPHGGQDPRGRVHTSLIVVLVITLVSTLMVVAFFIYKKSPRTLPTFDNPLYFDRERSQPDVVDTNKLIENAEEENLEPIISL